One genomic segment of Virgibacillus doumboii includes these proteins:
- the lepA gene encoding translation elongation factor 4 → MVKNQSNVRNFSIIAHIDHGKSTLADRILENTKALTQREMKEQFLDAMDLERERGITIKLNAVQLHYENKDGEDYTFHLIDTPGHVDFTYEVSRSLAACEGAILVVDAAQGIEAQTLANVYLALDNDLEIIPVINKIDLPNADPERVAEELEDVIGIDKDDVILASAKDNIGVPEILERIVTDIPAPAGEPEEPLKALIFDSLYDPYRGVIAYVCIKEGSVKVGDKIKMMANDKEFEVNEVGVFTPKPVAKDGLTVGDVGFLTASIKNVGDSRVGDTITLANNPAVNPLPGYRRLNPMVFCGMFPIDSNKYNDLREALERLELNDSSLQYEAETSQALGFGFRCGFLGLLHMEIIQERIEREFNIDLITTAPSVIYEVEQTNDEIIEVDNPSVMPDPQLVKEIREPFVKATIMVPNEYVGAVMEIAQKKRGQFVDMEYLDDIRVNVVYKIPLSEIVYDFFDQLKSQTKGYASFDYDLIGYHQSNLVKMDILLNGETIDALSFIVHRDFAYERGKHIVEKLKELIPRQQFEVPVQAAIGNKIIARSTIKAMKKNVLSKCYGGDISRKRKLLEKQKEGKKRMKMVGSVEVPQEAFMAVLQMNDD, encoded by the coding sequence ATGGTGAAAAATCAAAGCAATGTACGTAATTTTTCAATTATAGCTCATATCGATCATGGAAAGTCTACTTTAGCTGATCGAATTCTGGAAAATACAAAAGCATTAACACAACGTGAGATGAAAGAACAATTTCTTGATGCGATGGATTTGGAACGTGAGCGTGGTATTACAATAAAATTAAATGCTGTTCAGCTCCATTATGAAAATAAGGATGGAGAGGACTATACATTCCACTTAATTGATACACCAGGACATGTCGATTTTACATATGAAGTATCCAGAAGTCTTGCGGCATGTGAAGGTGCAATATTAGTTGTCGATGCAGCCCAGGGAATCGAAGCACAAACATTAGCGAACGTTTATCTGGCTTTGGATAATGATCTGGAAATAATCCCCGTTATCAATAAAATAGACCTGCCCAATGCTGATCCTGAACGAGTTGCTGAAGAACTGGAGGACGTAATTGGCATCGATAAAGATGATGTTATTTTAGCATCAGCAAAAGATAATATTGGTGTTCCAGAAATTCTTGAGCGTATTGTAACAGATATACCTGCCCCGGCGGGTGAACCGGAAGAACCGTTAAAAGCACTAATTTTTGATTCATTATATGACCCTTATCGTGGCGTAATTGCTTACGTGTGTATAAAAGAAGGTTCGGTTAAAGTCGGGGACAAAATAAAAATGATGGCAAATGATAAAGAGTTTGAAGTCAATGAAGTTGGTGTATTTACACCAAAACCGGTCGCTAAAGACGGATTAACGGTTGGTGATGTAGGCTTCCTGACAGCATCCATCAAAAACGTAGGTGACTCCCGAGTCGGGGATACTATTACACTTGCAAATAATCCAGCCGTCAATCCACTTCCGGGCTATCGCCGTCTGAACCCTATGGTGTTCTGCGGGATGTTCCCAATCGATTCCAATAAATATAATGACTTACGTGAAGCATTGGAGCGCCTGGAATTAAATGATTCGTCATTACAATATGAAGCAGAAACTTCACAGGCTTTGGGATTCGGGTTCCGCTGCGGATTCCTGGGATTATTGCATATGGAAATTATCCAGGAAAGAATTGAACGTGAATTTAATATTGACTTAATTACAACTGCACCAAGTGTTATTTATGAAGTGGAACAAACAAATGACGAAATAATTGAAGTAGATAATCCGTCGGTTATGCCGGATCCACAGTTGGTTAAAGAAATCCGTGAACCTTTTGTAAAGGCAACCATTATGGTGCCGAACGAATATGTTGGTGCTGTTATGGAAATCGCTCAAAAGAAACGCGGACAGTTTGTCGATATGGAGTATCTGGATGATATCCGGGTAAATGTTGTGTACAAAATTCCATTATCCGAAATTGTATATGATTTCTTCGACCAGTTAAAATCACAGACGAAAGGGTATGCATCGTTTGATTATGATTTAATCGGCTATCATCAGTCAAATCTTGTAAAAATGGATATACTGCTGAATGGTGAGACAATTGACGCCCTGTCGTTTATTGTTCATCGTGATTTTGCGTACGAGCGGGGAAAACATATTGTTGAAAAACTGAAAGAACTAATCCCGAGGCAGCAATTTGAAGTTCCTGTTCAGGCGGCAATAGGGAATAAAATTATTGCGCGATCTACAATCAAAGCAATGAAGAAAAATGTTTTATCCAAATGCTACGGTGGAGATATTTCAAGAAAACGAAAACTGTTGGAGAAGCAAAAAGAAGGTAAAAAGCGCATGAAGATGGTGGGGTCAGTAGAGGTCCCGCAAGAGGCGTTTATGGCGGTATTGCAAATGAATGATGATTAA
- the hemW gene encoding radical SAM family heme chaperone HemW, which produces MKAKSVYIHIPFCQQICHYCDFTKFFYNEKLATEYIEALTNEINTNIHDTNNKVNTIFIGGGTPTALNMDQLTSLMQLIEKKFDIENCTEFTIETNPGDLDEEKIKLLKSYGVNRISLGVQVFDDAMLEELGRLHKVKDVYRTINQLRQHGFYNISIDLIYALPNQTLEQFKNTLDEAISFDLPHYSTYALQIEPKTIFYQRHKKGKLHRPPQEDEVQMYELLKNTMRSNGVNQYEISNFAKEGYESQHNLTYWNNDFYYGFGAGAHGYLPRRRTGNIRPLPAYVKQAMNTGRPILNTDEIGLKEMIEEEMFLGLRKMNGINKKHFYDKFGFSFETLYKDKISNLIKKGWLTEDTENIFLTDQGMLFGNDVFAQFLLGDNDLKHVR; this is translated from the coding sequence ATGAAAGCTAAATCAGTTTATATTCATATTCCATTTTGTCAGCAAATCTGTCACTATTGTGATTTTACGAAGTTTTTTTATAATGAAAAGCTTGCAACAGAATACATTGAAGCACTTACAAATGAAATAAATACAAATATTCATGATACCAATAATAAGGTAAATACTATTTTTATCGGCGGGGGAACACCAACTGCATTAAACATGGACCAATTGACGTCTTTAATGCAACTGATTGAGAAAAAATTCGATATTGAAAATTGTACTGAATTTACCATTGAAACGAATCCTGGTGACCTTGACGAAGAAAAAATAAAACTGCTTAAAAGCTATGGGGTAAACCGGATTTCATTAGGTGTACAGGTGTTTGATGATGCGATGCTTGAAGAGTTGGGGCGCCTGCACAAGGTGAAGGACGTGTATCGAACGATTAATCAACTCCGGCAGCATGGTTTTTATAATATTAGCATTGATCTTATTTATGCGTTGCCGAATCAGACGTTGGAGCAGTTTAAAAATACGCTCGATGAAGCAATTTCGTTTGATTTGCCGCATTACTCAACCTATGCCTTACAAATTGAACCAAAAACAATCTTCTACCAACGACATAAAAAAGGTAAGCTTCACCGTCCGCCACAGGAAGATGAAGTCCAAATGTACGAGCTTTTAAAAAATACCATGCGCTCAAATGGCGTGAATCAATATGAAATCAGTAACTTTGCAAAAGAAGGATATGAAAGTCAGCATAACTTGACCTACTGGAATAATGACTTTTATTACGGGTTTGGTGCAGGGGCTCATGGCTATCTCCCTCGCAGGCGAACAGGAAATATACGACCATTACCGGCTTATGTAAAACAGGCAATGAATACTGGCCGGCCTATATTAAATACAGACGAAATCGGTTTAAAAGAAATGATTGAAGAAGAAATGTTTCTCGGTTTACGCAAGATGAACGGAATTAACAAGAAGCATTTTTATGATAAATTCGGTTTCTCTTTTGAAACATTATATAAAGATAAAATTTCCAATCTTATTAAGAAAGGCTGGTTGACAGAGGATACTGAAAATATCTTTTTGACGGATCAGGGAATGTTATTCGGGAACGACGTATTTGCGCAATTTTTACTGGGGGATAATGATTTAAAACATGTTCGTTGA
- the hrcA gene encoding heat-inducible transcriptional repressor HrcA yields MLTERQLLILQVIIDDFIESAQPVGSRAISKKENMDFSSATIRNEMADLEDMGFLEKTHSSSGRIPSEKGYRYYVDHLVSPQVAEGDIKLIRNVIQDGFFEFEQIVQKSAEVLSDITNYTSIILGPEVFETKLKQLQIVTLSPQTAVAILVTNTGHVEHRSFSIPEEISSSDLEKMVNILNDRLHGVPIIQLPEKLNTEIVDLMNKYITDFEKSYDYLKAAFFNDHPVKLYFGGKTNILMQPEFRDIEKVRSFYSMIEKEDEIAKLLKDTSNGIKVTIGHENKVDAIKDLSLITATYQLNEEQMGTIALLGPTRMEYKRVINLLNVLSHEMSDALYLWYKNNE; encoded by the coding sequence ATGTTAACAGAAAGGCAATTATTGATTTTACAGGTCATTATTGATGATTTCATCGAATCGGCACAACCAGTAGGATCACGTGCCATTTCCAAAAAAGAAAATATGGATTTCAGTTCTGCCACAATCAGAAATGAGATGGCTGATTTGGAAGATATGGGCTTTTTGGAAAAAACGCACTCATCTTCTGGGCGGATTCCTTCTGAAAAAGGATATCGCTACTATGTCGATCATCTAGTCTCTCCACAAGTTGCAGAAGGTGATATAAAATTAATTAGAAACGTAATACAGGATGGTTTTTTCGAGTTTGAACAAATTGTCCAAAAGTCTGCAGAAGTTCTTTCTGATATCACAAATTATACCTCCATCATTTTAGGACCGGAAGTATTTGAAACCAAATTGAAGCAGTTGCAAATAGTAACACTGTCACCACAGACTGCTGTGGCAATATTGGTTACTAATACAGGACATGTTGAACATCGTTCGTTTTCAATACCTGAAGAAATAAGTTCTTCGGATTTGGAAAAAATGGTTAATATATTAAACGACCGGTTACATGGTGTTCCGATTATACAGCTGCCGGAAAAGTTAAACACGGAAATTGTTGATCTGATGAACAAATATATTACTGACTTTGAAAAATCATATGATTATTTGAAAGCTGCGTTTTTTAACGATCATCCAGTGAAACTTTATTTTGGCGGTAAAACGAACATACTTATGCAGCCCGAGTTCAGGGATATTGAGAAAGTTCGGTCATTTTATTCCATGATTGAAAAGGAAGATGAAATAGCCAAACTGCTAAAAGATACTTCCAATGGGATTAAAGTAACAATCGGTCACGAAAATAAAGTGGATGCCATCAAAGATTTGAGCCTGATAACAGCAACTTATCAGTTAAATGAAGAGCAGATGGGAACAATCGCTTTGCTTGGTCCTACGCGAATGGAATATAAAAGGGTAATTAATTTATTAAATGTGTTATCACACGAGATGTCAGATGCATTGTATTTGTGGTATAAAAATAATGAATAG
- the grpE gene encoding nucleotide exchange factor GrpE, which translates to MEEKNKDTINPDEANESKDENQENVTEVIDADETEDLQPNDSDESKMESLIEEVDQLKKEKDEALQRLLRIQAEYDNFKKRSQKEKEADRKYKAQDLINELLPAIDNFERALQVEVNDESKGFVDGISMVYQQIKDALKAQGAEEIECVGKPFDPNLHHAVMQVEDENYDSDIVVEELQKGYMLKDKVVRPAMVKVNK; encoded by the coding sequence GTGGAAGAAAAAAATAAAGACACAATCAATCCGGATGAAGCAAATGAGTCAAAGGATGAAAATCAGGAAAACGTTACAGAAGTGATTGATGCAGATGAAACAGAAGATTTGCAACCAAATGATTCAGATGAGAGTAAAATGGAAAGCCTGATTGAAGAGGTTGATCAGTTGAAAAAGGAAAAAGATGAAGCATTGCAACGTTTGCTTCGAATCCAGGCAGAGTATGATAATTTTAAAAAACGTTCCCAGAAAGAAAAAGAGGCGGATCGTAAATATAAAGCACAGGACTTAATTAATGAACTATTGCCTGCAATTGATAACTTTGAACGGGCATTACAAGTGGAAGTAAACGACGAATCAAAAGGTTTTGTTGATGGTATTTCAATGGTATACCAGCAGATCAAGGATGCATTAAAGGCACAGGGAGCAGAAGAAATAGAGTGTGTCGGAAAACCATTTGATCCGAATCTGCATCATGCGGTAATGCAGGTGGAAGATGAGAATTATGATTCCGATATTGTTGTGGAGGAACTGCAAAAGGGATACATGCTTAAAGACAAAGTTGTTCGTCCAGCAATGGTTAAAGTAAATAAATAA
- the dnaK gene encoding molecular chaperone DnaK, whose amino-acid sequence MSKIIGIDLGTTNSCVSVMEGGEAVVIPNPEGNRTTPSVVAFKNGERQVGEVAKRQAITNPNTIQSIKRHMGTDYKVEIEGKEYTPQEVSAIILQHLKSYAEDYLGEKVEKAVITVPAYFNDAERQATKDAGKIAGLEVERIINEPTAAALAYGIDKDDQDQTILVYDLGGGTFDVSILDIGDGTFEVVSTAGDNRLGGDDFDEVIMDHMVKEFKKENGIDLSQDKMAKQRLKDAAEKAKKDLSGVAQTQISLPFITAGEAGPLHLEMNLTRAKFDELSNDLVERTMKPTRKALSDADLSASEIDKVILVGGSTRIPAVQEAIKRETGKEPSKGVNPDEVVALGAAIQGGVLQGDVKDVVLLDVTPLSLGIETMGSVTTKLIERNTTIPTSHSQVFSTAADNQTAVDIHVLQGEREMAADNKTLGRFQLTDIPPAPRGVPQIEVSFDIDANGIVNVRAKDMGTNKEQSITIKSSSGLSDDEVEQMVKDAEENAEADKKRREEIELRNEADQLIFTTDKTIKDLGEKVSDEEKQKAEDAKAELQQAIEADDIDQIKEKKDALQEQVQQLSVKLYEQMQQDAQAEQGQESGQGSDDVEDADYKEVDDEEDKK is encoded by the coding sequence ATGAGTAAAATAATCGGAATTGACTTAGGTACAACAAATTCATGTGTTTCAGTAATGGAAGGCGGGGAAGCAGTTGTAATCCCCAACCCAGAAGGAAACCGTACAACACCATCAGTCGTAGCATTTAAAAATGGTGAGCGCCAAGTTGGAGAAGTAGCAAAGCGTCAGGCAATTACTAACCCTAACACAATTCAATCCATCAAACGTCATATGGGTACAGACTATAAGGTTGAAATTGAGGGCAAAGAATATACACCACAGGAAGTGTCAGCCATTATCCTTCAGCACCTTAAATCATATGCTGAAGATTACTTAGGTGAAAAGGTAGAAAAAGCTGTTATCACAGTTCCGGCATATTTCAATGATGCAGAACGCCAGGCTACCAAAGATGCTGGTAAAATCGCCGGCCTTGAAGTTGAGCGTATTATTAATGAACCAACTGCTGCAGCATTAGCATATGGTATCGATAAAGATGATCAGGATCAGACTATTCTTGTATATGACCTTGGTGGAGGAACATTTGACGTTTCCATTCTGGACATTGGTGACGGCACATTTGAAGTTGTATCAACTGCTGGTGATAACCGCCTTGGCGGGGATGACTTTGACGAGGTAATCATGGACCATATGGTTAAAGAATTTAAAAAAGAAAATGGGATCGACCTTTCTCAGGATAAAATGGCTAAACAACGTCTGAAGGACGCAGCTGAAAAAGCTAAAAAAGATTTATCAGGTGTGGCACAGACTCAAATTTCATTGCCATTTATAACTGCTGGCGAAGCTGGACCATTACATCTTGAAATGAATCTTACTCGTGCTAAATTTGATGAGCTTTCAAATGATTTAGTGGAACGTACCATGAAACCAACAAGGAAAGCATTAAGTGATGCAGACCTGTCAGCAAGTGAAATCGACAAGGTAATTCTTGTTGGTGGTTCAACACGGATCCCTGCCGTTCAGGAAGCTATTAAGCGTGAAACCGGAAAAGAACCTTCCAAAGGAGTTAACCCTGACGAGGTTGTAGCACTTGGTGCAGCAATTCAGGGTGGAGTACTTCAGGGTGATGTAAAAGATGTTGTACTGCTTGACGTTACACCGCTATCACTTGGTATTGAAACAATGGGTTCTGTAACAACAAAATTAATTGAGCGTAATACAACAATTCCAACAAGTCATTCACAGGTATTTTCTACTGCTGCAGATAACCAGACAGCTGTTGATATCCATGTACTGCAGGGTGAACGTGAAATGGCGGCAGATAATAAAACACTGGGCCGTTTCCAACTGACCGATATCCCGCCTGCACCAAGAGGGGTACCACAAATTGAAGTATCATTTGATATCGATGCTAATGGTATTGTAAACGTTCGTGCAAAAGACATGGGCACGAATAAAGAACAATCCATTACCATTAAATCTTCATCAGGTTTATCTGACGATGAAGTTGAACAAATGGTAAAAGACGCTGAAGAAAATGCTGAAGCTGACAAGAAGCGCCGTGAAGAAATTGAACTGCGTAACGAAGCAGATCAGCTCATCTTCACTACTGATAAAACAATCAAAGACCTTGGTGAAAAAGTATCAGACGAAGAAAAACAAAAAGCTGAAGATGCAAAAGCAGAACTGCAACAAGCTATCGAAGCAGATGACATTGATCAAATTAAAGAAAAGAAAGATGCGCTTCAGGAACAGGTACAGCAATTATCTGTTAAACTCTATGAACAAATGCAACAGGATGCTCAGGCAGAACAGGGGCAAGAGTCCGGTCAAGGTTCTGATGATGTAGAAGATGCAGATTATAAAGAAGTAGACGATGAAGAGGATAAAAAGTAA
- the dnaJ gene encoding molecular chaperone DnaJ: MSKRDYYEVLGVEKGASKDEIKKAYRKLARKYHPDVSEEENAADKFKEAKEAYEVLSNEQKRAQYDQFGHAGAQGQGFGGGAQDFGGFGDIFDMFFGGGGRSRDPNAPQQGADLQYSMILDFEEAIFGKETDINIPKEENCETCHGSGAKPGTKTKTCSHCNGSGQLNMEQNTPFGRVVNRRVCHHCNGSGKIIPEKCNTCGGAGRVKKNKTIHISIPAGIDEGQQIRVSGKGEPGVNGGPPGDLFVVIQVRSHEFFEREGDHIYCELPLTFVQAALGDEIEVPTVHGKVMLKVPAGTQTGKVFRMKGKGAPNVRGAGHGDQHVQVRVITPNKLTDRQKEILREFNEISGNEATDEQESSFFQRFKNAFKN, encoded by the coding sequence GTGAGTAAACGTGATTATTATGAAGTACTTGGTGTTGAAAAAGGTGCTTCAAAAGATGAAATAAAAAAAGCATATCGAAAGCTGGCAAGAAAATATCATCCAGATGTCAGTGAAGAAGAAAATGCTGCTGATAAATTTAAGGAAGCAAAAGAAGCTTACGAAGTGCTGAGCAATGAACAAAAGCGTGCACAATATGATCAGTTTGGGCATGCAGGTGCACAAGGTCAAGGCTTTGGCGGCGGAGCACAGGACTTCGGCGGATTTGGTGATATATTTGATATGTTCTTCGGTGGCGGAGGACGCAGTCGGGATCCTAATGCGCCCCAGCAGGGTGCTGACCTGCAATACTCCATGATTCTTGATTTTGAAGAAGCAATCTTCGGTAAAGAAACCGATATTAATATACCAAAAGAAGAAAATTGTGAGACTTGTCATGGTTCAGGTGCGAAACCTGGAACGAAGACAAAAACCTGTTCACATTGTAATGGCTCAGGTCAATTAAATATGGAACAGAATACACCATTTGGCCGGGTTGTTAATCGCCGTGTATGTCACCATTGTAACGGTTCCGGTAAAATAATTCCTGAGAAATGTAATACATGCGGCGGAGCTGGCAGAGTGAAAAAGAACAAGACCATTCATATTTCTATTCCGGCTGGTATTGACGAAGGACAGCAAATCAGAGTTTCCGGAAAAGGTGAACCAGGTGTCAACGGTGGACCTCCAGGAGATTTATTCGTTGTAATCCAGGTAAGATCTCATGAGTTTTTTGAACGTGAAGGAGATCATATCTACTGTGAATTACCACTTACCTTTGTTCAGGCGGCACTTGGTGATGAGATTGAAGTGCCAACAGTTCATGGGAAAGTTATGCTGAAAGTACCTGCAGGAACCCAGACAGGTAAAGTATTTCGTATGAAAGGTAAGGGAGCACCCAATGTTCGCGGGGCCGGTCATGGTGATCAGCACGTTCAGGTACGAGTAATTACACCAAACAAATTAACAGACCGTCAAAAAGAAATCTTGCGTGAATTTAATGAAATCAGCGGCAATGAAGCTACTGATGAACAAGAAAGCTCCTTTTTTCAACGATTCAAAAACGCATTTAAAAATTAA
- the prmA gene encoding 50S ribosomal protein L11 methyltransferase, which translates to MKWSELCIHTTNEAIEPISNILHETGASGVVIEDPLDLVQERDTFFGEVYELNPEEYPEEGVYIKAYLKVNSFLGETVNEIKQAINNLMLYDIDLGRNQITLSEVHEEEWATAWKKYYKPVKISKKITITPTWEDYTPVSSDELIIELDPGMAFGTGTHPTTVLSIQALEQYLKENDTVIDVGCGSGVLSIASVLLGAEQVHAFDLDDVAVKSTKINSKLNKINQQIAVKQNNLLNQVDMKADVIVSNILAEIIVRFVKDAWNNLKSDGLFITSGIIRAKKQMVIDELEKNGFQILEMNEMEDWVAIIAKKISQESGA; encoded by the coding sequence TTGAAATGGTCGGAACTCTGTATCCATACGACAAATGAAGCTATTGAACCTATCTCCAATATTTTGCATGAAACGGGTGCCAGCGGGGTCGTTATTGAGGACCCATTGGATCTGGTTCAGGAAAGAGATACTTTTTTTGGTGAGGTATATGAACTGAATCCCGAAGAATATCCGGAAGAGGGAGTTTATATTAAAGCTTATTTAAAAGTAAACAGCTTTTTGGGTGAAACGGTTAACGAAATCAAACAGGCCATTAATAATTTAATGCTTTATGATATAGATTTAGGAAGAAATCAGATAACACTCAGTGAGGTACATGAAGAAGAGTGGGCTACAGCATGGAAAAAATATTATAAGCCTGTTAAAATATCTAAAAAGATTACAATTACCCCCACTTGGGAAGACTACACACCAGTTTCAAGTGATGAGTTAATTATTGAACTCGATCCCGGGATGGCATTTGGTACCGGTACACACCCGACAACTGTTTTGAGTATTCAGGCTTTGGAACAATACTTGAAAGAGAACGATACGGTTATAGACGTAGGGTGCGGATCAGGGGTCTTAAGTATTGCTTCTGTTTTACTTGGAGCAGAACAGGTGCATGCCTTTGACCTTGATGATGTTGCGGTTAAAAGCACTAAAATTAACAGTAAACTAAACAAAATCAATCAACAAATCGCAGTTAAACAAAATAATCTGCTGAATCAAGTAGACATGAAAGCGGATGTAATTGTTTCTAATATACTTGCTGAGATTATAGTCCGATTTGTAAAGGATGCCTGGAATAACCTGAAATCAGATGGTTTGTTTATTACTTCAGGTATTATCCGTGCAAAAAAACAAATGGTAATCGATGAACTTGAGAAAAATGGTTTTCAAATACTTGAAATGAACGAAATGGAAGATTGGGTAGCCATAATAGCTAAAAAGATTTCCCAGGAAAGTGGTGCTTGA
- a CDS encoding 16S rRNA (uracil(1498)-N(3))-methyltransferase, protein MQRYFIPADNWLDEQVVITGNDTHHISHVMRFQAGNKIICNHPEGKAAICEITLLNNDEIHAVVKDWLDESNELPVSVTIAQGLPKSDKLELVLQKGTELGAAAFIPVQAERSVVVWDGKKEEKKLVRFSKIVKEASEQSHRNKIPQISQVVSTEKLIEESSEYDVKLFAYEEEAKTIDFQSFGTIISKLETGNRVLVCIGPEGGFSDNEATLLKENGFFSVRLGPRILRTETAALYVLASISYQFEELGC, encoded by the coding sequence TTGCAACGCTATTTTATCCCTGCTGATAATTGGTTAGATGAACAAGTTGTCATTACTGGTAATGATACACACCATATCAGTCACGTTATGCGATTTCAGGCTGGAAATAAAATAATTTGTAATCATCCTGAAGGAAAGGCAGCAATATGTGAGATTACACTGCTGAACAATGATGAGATACATGCCGTTGTTAAGGATTGGCTGGATGAATCGAATGAACTGCCGGTCAGCGTTACCATTGCTCAGGGATTACCCAAGAGTGACAAACTTGAATTAGTTCTGCAGAAAGGTACAGAGCTGGGTGCTGCTGCATTTATTCCTGTACAGGCAGAGCGGTCTGTAGTCGTCTGGGACGGCAAAAAGGAAGAAAAGAAGCTGGTGCGTTTTTCAAAAATAGTTAAAGAAGCAAGTGAGCAAAGTCATCGAAATAAAATCCCGCAAATCAGCCAGGTAGTTTCGACGGAGAAATTGATAGAGGAAAGTTCGGAATACGATGTGAAGCTTTTTGCTTATGAGGAAGAAGCTAAAACAATTGATTTTCAATCTTTTGGTACGATAATAAGTAAATTGGAAACTGGTAATCGGGTATTGGTTTGTATTGGTCCAGAGGGTGGTTTTTCAGATAATGAAGCAACACTGTTAAAGGAAAATGGATTTTTTTCAGTACGATTGGGTCCTCGGATATTACGAACGGAGACCGCTGCTTTATATGTTTTAGCAAGTATTTCATATCAATTTGAAGAATTGGGGTGCTGA
- the mtaB gene encoding tRNA (N(6)-L-threonylcarbamoyladenosine(37)-C(2))-methylthiotransferase MtaB, translating into MTTVAFHTLGCKVNHYETEGIWNMFKDNGYERVDFNREADVYVINTCTVTNTGDKKSRQVIRRAVRKNPEAVVCVTGCYAQTSPGEIMEIPGVDVIVGTQNRKKMIDYIEEHQKTREPINGVTNIMKNRVFEEMDVPEFTDRTRASLKIQEGCNNFCTFCIIPWSRGLLRSRDPENVVEQAQKLVDAGYKEIVLTGIHTAGYGEDMNDYNFAKLLRELETNVDGLKRIRISSIEASQITDEVIDVLDKSEKIVRHLHVPLQSGSDSVLKRMRRKYSSEFYKQKVEKIRKALPGLAITSDVIVGFPGETDEEFMETYNFIKEVGYSELHVFPFSRRTGTPAARMNNQVDEDVKNERVNQMIELSDQLAKEYASDYENEVLEVIPEERVSEENTDMLVGYTDNYLKVRFNGPKDLIGKLVRVKITKSGYPYNEGTFVRVMDDAALNATS; encoded by the coding sequence ATGACAACCGTGGCTTTTCATACGTTAGGGTGTAAAGTGAATCATTATGAAACAGAAGGCATATGGAATATGTTTAAGGATAATGGTTATGAACGGGTCGATTTTAATCGTGAAGCAGATGTATATGTAATTAATACGTGTACAGTGACTAATACCGGGGATAAAAAAAGCAGACAAGTTATCAGAAGAGCTGTCCGTAAAAACCCTGAGGCTGTCGTTTGTGTAACCGGCTGCTATGCTCAGACATCACCGGGTGAAATTATGGAAATTCCCGGTGTTGATGTAATTGTCGGGACGCAGAACAGAAAAAAGATGATTGACTACATTGAAGAACATCAAAAAACGCGTGAACCGATTAATGGTGTAACAAATATTATGAAGAATCGTGTGTTTGAAGAGATGGATGTACCGGAGTTTACAGACAGAACGCGTGCTTCTTTGAAAATACAGGAAGGATGTAACAACTTCTGTACATTTTGCATTATCCCATGGTCAAGAGGCTTACTCCGTTCAAGAGATCCGGAAAATGTAGTGGAACAGGCACAAAAGCTGGTTGATGCAGGTTATAAAGAAATTGTCTTAACCGGAATACACACCGCCGGTTATGGGGAAGACATGAATGATTACAACTTTGCAAAACTGCTTAGAGAATTGGAAACAAATGTTGATGGATTGAAGCGAATTCGCATCTCCTCCATCGAGGCAAGTCAGATTACTGATGAAGTAATCGACGTACTTGATAAATCTGAAAAAATTGTACGTCATTTACACGTACCACTTCAATCAGGTTCCGATTCTGTATTAAAACGGATGCGCAGAAAGTATTCCAGTGAATTTTATAAGCAAAAGGTGGAAAAAATTCGTAAGGCTCTACCTGGACTGGCGATAACGTCTGACGTAATTGTTGGTTTCCCTGGTGAAACTGATGAAGAATTTATGGAGACATACAACTTTATAAAGGAAGTGGGATATTCAGAATTGCATGTTTTCCCATTCTCAAGACGGACTGGTACACCGGCAGCACGCATGAATAATCAGGTGGATGAAGATGTTAAAAATGAACGTGTTAATCAAATGATAGAGCTATCGGACCAATTAGCTAAAGAGTATGCTTCTGACTATGAAAATGAAGTATTGGAAGTAATACCGGAGGAACGCGTGTCTGAAGAAAACACTGATATGCTTGTAGGTTATACAGACAATTACCTGAAAGTCAGATTCAATGGACCAAAAGATTTAATTGGAAAACTGGTTCGTGTAAAAATTACAAAATCCGGTTATCCATATAATGAAGGTACGTTTGTACGTGTAATGGATGATGCTGCTTTGAATGCCACATCCTGA